In Desulfobacter hydrogenophilus, the genomic stretch ACAATATTTTTTTTGCCTGATTTCCGAAATACTTCAGCACCGATGCCTGGGATACAAATACGGCAATGGCACCGGCAATGAAGAATGCCGGAATCAGGCAGGTCAGAACATGTTCTCTGGCATATTCCTGAAGCATCATAAAGGCTTCGAGCCCGGACTGCCTGACAACCGGGTGGGCCCAGGGGATAAAATAGGCCATGAGATACAAGGCCACCAGGTAGAACAACTTGGTTTTTTCCTTCATTACTAACTCTCCTTATCTATAAACAATATCTTTAAAACTGAATATATAGATTTAAATATCCTGTGTCAATTTTTTTTGTCTATCTAATTTCAGTTAATCGCGCAAATACTTTTTCCATTGACATCTTATCCGGTGCTGATTACATTCATTTAGCTATATGGCTAATTATATTATTGGATGGTTTGTATGGACTCAACACTTTCTATAATTAAATCAATATCAGATAAGAACAGGTTAAGAATTTTAAGCGGACTTTTTGTTCATAATGAACTATGTGCCTGTCAAATAACTGAATTTTTGGGGGTTACGGGAGCGACTGCTTCCAGGCATCTAAAGTTGATGGTAAATGCCGGAGTATTGAAAAACCGTAAGCAGGGCCGATGGATATATTTTCGAATTAATACGGAAGATTCGTCATTAACTGATCTTCTTGACTGGGTGAAAGATAAAACCGAAAAATCCGAACAGGTAAAACAGGATTTGAAAGCATTACAACAAATATTGCAGGTCCCCTGTGACGCCTTGAGCTGGAAACAACGAGAACGGGATGCCTGCTCCACCACAAAAAGAAAGGATAATGCATGATGGGAGAAAAACTTAAAATACTATTTCTTTGTACTGGTAATTCCTGCCGGAGCCAGATGGCCGAAGGCTGGACCAGGAAATTAAAGGCAGACACCATTGATGTTTTTTCGGCCGGTGTTGAAACCCACGGCCTCAACCCTAATGCCGTAAAGGTTATGGCTGAAGCCGGTGTGGATATCTCCGGCCACCGATCCAAGCTGGTCAATGAATTTATGGATATGGAACTGGATGCCGTTATCACCGTCTGTGACAATGCCCATGAAACCTGTCCTTATTTCCCCCCCCGCTGCAAGGTTCTCCATGTCGGTTTTGATGATCCACCCAAAATGGCCGCAGCACTTGCGGAACAGGGGGAAAGTGAAGAAAAGCAGTTAGACTGCTATCGAAAAATCAGGGATCAAATCAAGGCATTTGTTGAAAAGATGCCTGAAAATATAAGTAACAGAGTTGTATAGTCAAATCGAGGAGAAAAAAAATGAATACAGGCACTGAAAATGACCGCAAAATGAGCAGCCTTTTTGAACGCTACCTGACGGTCTGGGTTGGGTTATGTATTATCGGCGGCATTCTTCTGGGTAAAATCGCTCCGGATCTTGCCAAAACCTTAGACGGGATGTCAATCAATATCAGCGGTGCGCCGGTTGTGTCCATCCCCATTGCGGTTTGCCTCTTCTTCATGATGTACCCCATCATGGTGAAAATCGACTTTGCGTCGGTGATCAAGGCTGGGAAAAGTGGGAAACCTGTCTTTTTGACCTTGTTCATCAATTGGTGTATCAAGCCTTTTACCATGTATGCCATTGCATTATTTTTTCTGGGGTTTCTTTTGAAGTCCTTTATTGGTGCCGAGGCCATGGATCTTGTAAGAATGCCCTTTGGCCTTGATTTACCCATCGGCGCTCAGCATGGTGCCGGAATTGTTGTCCTGCAGGACGGCATTAAAATGCTCCAGATTCCCTTGTGGCGAAGTTATTTTGCCGGTTGTATTCTTTTGGGAATTGCCCCCTGTACCGCCATGGTATTGGTGTGGGGCTATCTGTCCCGGGGAAATGACGGCCTGACTCTGGTGATGGTGGCATTGAATTCTCTTACGATGCTGGTCCTGTATGGTGTACTCGGCGGTTTTCTGCTTGGCGTGGGCAAACTTCCTATTCCCTGGCAGGCCCTTTTATTGTCTGTAGCCATTTATGTAGCCCTGCCGCTTGTAGCCGGTTTTTTTTCAAGAAAATGGATCATCAAGGCAAAGGGTGAAACCTGGTTTAAAGAAAAATTTTTAGGAGTCCTGACCCCGGTTACCATCTCTGCCCTTTTATTGACCCTTATCCTCTTGTTCAGCTTTAAAGGAGAGGTCATTACGGAAAATCCATTGACCATACTTTGGATTGCCATTCCGCTTTTCATTCAGACAATTTTGATTTTTGCCATTGGATATGCTGCTGCCAAATTTCTGAAATTAAGATATGAAGAGGCTGCACCCGTAGCCATGATCGGCACATCCAATCATTTTGAAGTTGCCATTGCAACTGCCGTGATGCTGTTTGGGCTTTCTTCCGGAGCGGCTCTTGCCACCGTGGTCGGTGTTCTGATTGAAGTACCGGTCATGCTGATGTTGGTCGGCTTCTGTAAAAAAACAACACATTGGTTTAAGAACTAAAGACCGCAGATTAAATATTGGCGAAGTACCTTTTCCAGGAGTGTTCGAATCAGTCAAACAGTTTAGGCCCAAGTTCAAAACAAAACCTTCCATATGGTTTGCCTTTTCATCCGTCTTCTTCGTTGTGTCAATGGGTACATATATTTAATATGCTCCCATTGCCACGCCTTGAATACGAACGAAAATTCTAAATCATATTTTGGAATGTTTTATTCCGATTATGGGCCTTATTCAGAGGGGTGGGGGATAGTGATCTGGTCGCTATTGGGGTTTTGGGTATTGTAGGCCACATTAAAATCAAGATTGTTGTCGATCATCACCTGGACGGCTTTGCCGGCCACACACTTCCCCTTGTCGTCATGAATGGGCTTTGTCTTGATATGCCCCCGGGGACAAAAGCGGTAGCCATAAATCCGGCCCCGTGTCCGAAGTTCTTCTAAAAAATTCAGGAATAAGCCTATCATGAAGATTTTTCGGAATATAGCGAAGGGCGTTTTTCAAGGCCATCGCGGTCTGTGACCGGGTCCGGCGAAACCCTCTGTCCGGTGCCCTGCGAACGTCTGAAAGAAATTGTTGTTTTGGCCAATAATCTTTTTGACAATGCATTTGAATTCATGACAGTTAAAGGGGATAAAATTTTTGATCCCGGTCGGTCCGGGAAGCTGTCAACGGTTTGTTGCGCCTGTCATTTTGTTT encodes the following:
- a CDS encoding arsenate reductase ArsC — protein: MMGEKLKILFLCTGNSCRSQMAEGWTRKLKADTIDVFSAGVETHGLNPNAVKVMAEAGVDISGHRSKLVNEFMDMELDAVITVCDNAHETCPYFPPRCKVLHVGFDDPPKMAAALAEQGESEEKQLDCYRKIRDQIKAFVEKMPENISNRVV
- the arsB gene encoding ACR3 family arsenite efflux transporter, producing the protein MNTGTENDRKMSSLFERYLTVWVGLCIIGGILLGKIAPDLAKTLDGMSINISGAPVVSIPIAVCLFFMMYPIMVKIDFASVIKAGKSGKPVFLTLFINWCIKPFTMYAIALFFLGFLLKSFIGAEAMDLVRMPFGLDLPIGAQHGAGIVVLQDGIKMLQIPLWRSYFAGCILLGIAPCTAMVLVWGYLSRGNDGLTLVMVALNSLTMLVLYGVLGGFLLGVGKLPIPWQALLLSVAIYVALPLVAGFFSRKWIIKAKGETWFKEKFLGVLTPVTISALLLTLILLFSFKGEVITENPLTILWIAIPLFIQTILIFAIGYAAAKFLKLRYEEAAPVAMIGTSNHFEVAIATAVMLFGLSSGAALATVVGVLIEVPVMLMLVGFCKKTTHWFKN
- a CDS encoding ArsR/SmtB family transcription factor, with translation MDSTLSIIKSISDKNRLRILSGLFVHNELCACQITEFLGVTGATASRHLKLMVNAGVLKNRKQGRWIYFRINTEDSSLTDLLDWVKDKTEKSEQVKQDLKALQQILQVPCDALSWKQRERDACSTTKRKDNA